The Echinicola rosea genome has a segment encoding these proteins:
- a CDS encoding acyl-CoA thioesterase → MFTAETHVRVRYAETDQMGYVYYGNYAMYFEVARVESLRQIGFSYKDMEDQGIIMPVLESHSNYLRPGRYDELLTIKTIIKEMPGIKIRFDYEIVNEEDILIHQGYTLLTFLKKDNHRPCRPPADLLDLLKAYF, encoded by the coding sequence ATGTTTACAGCAGAAACCCACGTAAGAGTACGCTATGCAGAGACAGACCAAATGGGGTATGTCTATTATGGCAATTACGCCATGTATTTTGAAGTGGCAAGGGTGGAGTCGCTTCGGCAAATAGGTTTTTCGTACAAGGATATGGAGGACCAAGGCATCATCATGCCAGTGCTCGAAAGCCACAGCAACTACCTCAGACCGGGCCGTTACGATGAGCTATTGACCATCAAAACCATCATCAAAGAAATGCCAGGGATCAAAATACGGTTTGATTACGAAATCGTCAATGAGGAAGATATCCTGATCCACCAAGGATACACACTGCTTACGTTTCTAAAAAAAGACAACCACCGACCGTGCAGACCTCCTGCAGATTTGTTAGATTTATTAAAAGCTTACTTTTAG
- a CDS encoding YihY/virulence factor BrkB family protein, which yields MVKKRVHDILQKLDSYAQKLRRIHLKNPDQNLYDVGKIFIHQVQKDEIDDRASAVAFNFTIALFPLILFLLNLLPFIEIFFPEVTPENILFLVKEILPPPLFEGTEATVQDIISRPRQGMLSFGFFMALYLSTNGIVSLISAFNACYRTKENRGFVQTRLIAVMIIVFLVLNLCAAVLVMIFGNKALDILTAYGIVSSSSNILYLLLASLRFFVLLFLFMLATSFIFHFAPAVHDRFHFFSAGSVTAGLLITLGFYLFSFYLNNFASYNKLYGSIGTMIALMLWILITSFIILVCFEINVSLAKAAKKDFPEN from the coding sequence ATGGTCAAAAAACGAGTGCACGACATATTGCAAAAACTGGACAGTTATGCCCAAAAGCTTAGGCGGATACACCTCAAAAACCCAGACCAAAACCTATATGATGTAGGAAAGATTTTTATCCATCAGGTACAAAAGGACGAAATCGATGACCGCGCCAGCGCCGTGGCTTTTAACTTCACAATAGCGCTGTTTCCCTTAATCCTGTTTTTACTGAACTTATTGCCTTTTATAGAAATATTCTTCCCGGAAGTTACCCCTGAAAACATCCTTTTTCTAGTAAAAGAGATACTGCCTCCCCCACTTTTTGAAGGCACTGAGGCGACGGTACAGGACATCATCAGCCGTCCGCGACAGGGCATGCTCTCCTTTGGTTTTTTCATGGCACTTTACCTGTCCACCAACGGCATCGTGTCCCTGATCAGCGCCTTCAACGCCTGTTACAGGACCAAAGAAAATAGGGGATTCGTCCAAACCCGACTGATCGCTGTAATGATCATTGTGTTCCTGGTGCTTAACCTATGTGCAGCGGTATTGGTCATGATTTTTGGGAATAAAGCACTTGACATACTCACTGCATACGGAATCGTGTCCAGTAGTAGCAATATCCTCTATTTGCTGCTGGCATCCCTGCGGTTTTTTGTGCTGCTCTTTCTCTTTATGTTGGCCACCTCATTTATCTTTCACTTTGCCCCTGCTGTCCATGACAGGTTCCATTTCTTTTCTGCAGGATCAGTGACAGCGGGCCTGCTGATCACGCTTGGGTTTTACCTGTTTTCATTCTATTTGAACAACTTCGCCTCTTACAACAAGCTCTATGGCTCGATTGGCACCATGATCGCACTGATGCTATGGATCCTGATCACGTCATTTATCATATTGGTATGCTTTGAAATCAATGTCAGCCTTGCAAAAGCAGCCAAAAAGGACTTCCCCGAAAATTAG